AGCACTTGAATATTTATCGGAAAAATTAAGATTTGACCAATTTTCAGGCAAACCTTTTTGTACTTGCTTAATCTGATAATCGCCCGATAAGCTACAATTCAAATGTAAGCTCTTAATTCTGTCTTGTACTTCTTTAGACAAACGAGATATTCTATCTAATACAAAATCAATAGCTTCATCTTCACAACGCAAAGCAATATTTGTATTCATTAAATGGCCGGTATCGAGTAAAAAATTCCAATTCGAAAAATTTAACCTGCCAGCAAAATCGTCCACTTCGGCCGGGAATAAGAAATCTAAACCTGGCCACCACAAATTCTCTATAGCTAGAGTAACTGGTGGTTCACCATTAGAAAACTCATGTGCAGTCATGTTTAGCATATCGGCAAAGCTAGTCAACACCTCTACATTTTTATAAGTAAAATCGCGAGTAAATGAATGTTCTAATTCCACATGAGCAGCATGTAAAACCGCATGTGCAGGATTAAATATACTGGCATATTCCCAAATTTGTTTTTGGGTAGCAATCATATCTTTTTTATTACTTCCTCCACAGCAAAATTTTAAATTCTCAGAGCTTATTTCCGGAAAATATGATTTAGCAGCTCCATCTCCTTTTCTCCAAACATCTAACCAGCTTACCCAAAACGGTAAATGCACACTTTTTACAATCTCTTTTGGAATCTCTTTATCTGGAAAATCATAACCAATTAGAAGCTCAACACCATCCAACTCTTTCGATTCTATATATTCCCCTAATCCTTTCCATCCATTTTCAAATCGATTTAAATCTGATGGATAAACAGAAAAGTCAATCAAGTTTTGATAATTCATATACAATAATGCTTTTTTTTCTCTATTACTAATTAAAAATAGGGTATAATTAAAAATTCAGTCAAAAATAGTTTTAATCGAGCACATTTACACCCACCCTACTTCAAAAATCTGATCACTTTTTTTATGCCATGAAGAAAAAAATGACGTTTTGGGCATTTTTGAGAAAATTCGAAAACGTTATCATAAAATATAAAATGCCATTTTCATGTTAATAATGATAAAATTCTTTATTAAATGTTCGTAATGCAAACAATTTCGGGACATAGCGCAACCGTTATAAGTTAATTTTTGTGTTAAAAAATGGATTTTCGAGCATTTTATTTAGATCATTTCTACGAAAATTACATAGATTTACAATATCAGTTTACAACAAAACAAACAACTGATTTTATTAACATTAAAATTTTATAACATGAAAACAAAAAATTTAAAAGGAATCGTATTGGGAGTAATACTATTCTTAGGAACAAGTTCGGTATTTGCAACAGGTAATATCCGTATTAACCCTTATTTGAATACAGAATTTTCAATTGTATCAATTATTAATCCAACAGAGTCTGCACTAAAAATGAAGATTTATGATAATGATGGAAATCTTTACTATTCTAGAAAAGTAAGTAGTGCGACTACCGATCAAAAATTATTCGACTTTTCTTATTTAGATAAT
This genomic interval from uncultured Marinifilum sp. contains the following:
- a CDS encoding TIM barrel protein, whose translation is MNYQNLIDFSVYPSDLNRFENGWKGLGEYIESKELDGVELLIGYDFPDKEIPKEIVKSVHLPFWVSWLDVWRKGDGAAKSYFPEISSENLKFCCGGSNKKDMIATQKQIWEYASIFNPAHAVLHAAHVELEHSFTRDFTYKNVEVLTSFADMLNMTAHEFSNGEPPVTLAIENLWWPGLDFLFPAEVDDFAGRLNFSNWNFLLDTGHLMNTNIALRCEDEAIDFVLDRISRLSKEVQDRIKSLHLNCSLSGDYQIKQVQKGLPENWSNLNFSDKYSSARNHVLKIDQHLPFQTSRVKEIVSQIQPNIVIHEFITKNMDEFSEKLKVQMDNLL